A portion of the Terriglobia bacterium genome contains these proteins:
- a CDS encoding NAD(P)/FAD-dependent oxidoreductase has protein sequence MKTSFDTIVVGAGPAGSAAAIALASRGWHVALLERQAFPRDKLCGEFISPEGIADFARLGVLPALRKKNPAPVHRVKVTLSTDHQVRIDLPESGWGLSRYVLDQVLFEHAKAQGAECHENSPVHAVEGSLERGFDVQVGAQSSTPMILKARTVIAATGRWSNVPRQPQQALHERKRLKRFIGIKAHFRGEANLEDAVELYFFQPGYCGLNRIESGEINLCALIEEEFATRYARNWEALIEAAGAQNPHLDHRIRAMRRSSEFLVTSPVILQSRERILRDIFMVGDAAGFLDPFSGDGISTAVRSASLASRCVDDLMRGCVSNESAMKNYDRAYRSEFRRRFIFARTIRKALSIGGIAPVFSRLQTRIPALGEWVVRQTRGRVSSAGCEVPGDK, from the coding sequence ATGAAAACTTCGTTTGATACCATTGTTGTGGGAGCAGGCCCTGCGGGCAGTGCGGCAGCGATTGCCCTGGCCTCTCGGGGTTGGCACGTGGCCCTGCTGGAAAGACAGGCATTCCCCCGCGACAAGCTTTGCGGTGAGTTTATTTCGCCCGAGGGAATTGCTGACTTTGCAAGACTCGGCGTCCTCCCTGCCCTTCGGAAGAAGAACCCTGCCCCAGTCCACAGGGTGAAGGTGACCCTTTCCACGGATCATCAAGTCCGGATCGACTTGCCGGAATCAGGATGGGGGCTTAGCCGTTATGTACTTGATCAGGTTCTCTTTGAGCATGCAAAGGCCCAGGGAGCGGAATGCCATGAGAACTCTCCCGTCCACGCGGTCGAAGGAAGTCTCGAACGAGGATTTGATGTGCAAGTCGGGGCCCAGAGCAGCACTCCCATGATTCTCAAGGCGAGAACGGTGATCGCCGCGACCGGCCGATGGTCCAATGTCCCCCGCCAGCCACAACAGGCCCTGCATGAGAGGAAGCGGTTAAAGCGGTTTATTGGGATCAAGGCTCATTTTCGGGGTGAGGCCAATCTGGAAGATGCTGTTGAATTGTACTTTTTCCAACCGGGATATTGCGGCTTGAATCGCATTGAAAGTGGCGAGATCAATCTGTGCGCCCTTATTGAGGAGGAATTTGCAACCCGGTACGCCAGAAACTGGGAGGCCTTGATTGAAGCAGCGGGCGCACAAAACCCTCATCTCGATCATCGTATCCGCGCCATGAGGCGCTCTTCAGAGTTTCTCGTCACAAGCCCTGTCATCCTGCAATCGCGGGAGAGAATTCTCCGTGACATATTTATGGTGGGGGATGCGGCAGGATTTCTCGACCCGTTCAGCGGTGACGGGATCTCAACAGCCGTTCGCTCCGCCTCTCTGGCTTCCCGCTGCGTCGACGATTTGATGCGGGGTTGCGTCTCTAATGAAAGTGCAATGAAAAATTACGACCGGGCCTACCGATCAGAATTCAGACGAAGGTTCATTTTTGCCAGAACAATCCGCAAAGCCCTTTCCATCGGAGGCATCGCTCCGGTGTTTTCTCGCCTGCAGACCCGGATTCCTGCCCTGGGCGAATGGGTTGTGAGACAGACCAGGGGGCGGGTGTCGAGTGCCGGGTGTGAGGTGCCGGGGGATAAATAG
- a CDS encoding ROK family protein produces MKISKSDFVASVDLGGTNLRVAAVDCAGAILGERRIPTQVERGRDDVIERMCDLILDLSSDLRKKRRRLAGVGVGVPGLVYYHRELHESPNFPGKGYFPVKARMEKLLPVEVVVDNDANVAALGEVWKGAARGVRNASLLTLGTGVGCGIVLEGKIWSGTRGTAAETGHMIVDPHGDLCNCGSYGCAETYASATWVVRRARAAADRGDSALLKKLFRENDKATSADISQLARKGDPAARRIFQLVGWALGIVIANLTNVLDLEKYIIGGGVAKAWGVFAPFMMKEVFARSYVYRAERMPIVRSRLIDKAGLLGAARMVWQRLERKD; encoded by the coding sequence ATGAAGATCTCCAAGAGCGACTTTGTGGCCAGCGTGGATTTGGGTGGGACGAACCTACGAGTCGCGGCAGTGGATTGCGCGGGAGCAATCCTCGGCGAGAGGCGTATTCCAACGCAGGTGGAGCGCGGCCGCGATGATGTCATCGAGCGGATGTGCGATTTGATCCTGGACCTCAGTTCCGATCTCCGGAAGAAAAGGCGACGCCTGGCAGGGGTCGGGGTGGGCGTGCCGGGGCTGGTTTACTATCATCGGGAGTTGCACGAGTCTCCCAATTTTCCCGGCAAGGGATATTTCCCGGTCAAAGCCAGAATGGAGAAGCTCCTGCCGGTGGAGGTCGTCGTAGACAATGACGCCAATGTGGCGGCGCTGGGCGAGGTATGGAAGGGAGCGGCGCGAGGTGTCAGGAATGCGAGTCTGCTGACGCTGGGCACTGGGGTCGGCTGTGGCATTGTGCTGGAAGGGAAGATCTGGAGCGGTACCCGGGGCACCGCGGCCGAGACCGGGCACATGATTGTTGACCCCCATGGCGACCTCTGCAATTGCGGCTCCTATGGTTGCGCGGAAACCTATGCCTCGGCCACCTGGGTGGTCCGGCGCGCCCGTGCCGCTGCGGATCGCGGAGACTCCGCGCTTCTCAAGAAGCTTTTCAGGGAGAATGACAAAGCTACCTCCGCCGATATTTCGCAGTTGGCCAGGAAGGGTGACCCCGCAGCCCGGAGAATATTCCAACTCGTCGGTTGGGCCCTGGGAATTGTCATTGCCAATTTGACAAACGTCCTTGATCTCGAAAAGTATATTATCGGCGGTGGAGTTGCAAAGGCCTGGGGAGTGTTTGCGCCGTTCATGATGAAGGAGGTCTTTGCCCGGTCTTACGTCTATCGTGCCGAAAGAATGCCCATCGTCCGGTCGCGCCTCATCGACAAGGCAGGTTTACTCGGCGCAGCGCGGATGGTGTGGCAGCGGCTTGAACGAAAGGATTAA
- a CDS encoding flavin reductase family protein, translating to MNPEDTKKAIYSLTYGVYVITSKRGVEVSAMTAVWVTQVSKEPMEVVLGLTPESCTTQMLLESRIFAINVLAKEQQELAYALGRATSSETDKLIGVPTMTAVTGVPILCDSIAYLDCRVVSETKAGSHYVIVGEVVGGSVLHDDVPAVYRNGKIF from the coding sequence GTGAATCCTGAAGATACAAAGAAAGCCATCTACTCTCTCACATACGGCGTCTATGTGATTACCTCGAAACGAGGGGTGGAGGTAAGCGCCATGACCGCCGTTTGGGTCACTCAGGTCTCCAAGGAGCCCATGGAGGTGGTGTTGGGGTTGACCCCCGAGAGCTGTACAACTCAAATGCTGCTCGAGAGCAGGATCTTTGCCATCAACGTCCTCGCGAAGGAACAGCAGGAGTTGGCGTACGCTTTGGGGCGGGCCACTTCGAGCGAGACCGACAAGTTGATCGGGGTTCCCACCATGACTGCAGTCACCGGTGTCCCTATCCTGTGTGATTCTATTGCGTATCTGGACTGCAGGGTCGTATCGGAGACGAAGGCGGGATCACACTATGTCATCGTTGGGGAGGTCGTCGGAGGATCGGTTCTTCATGACGACGTTCCTGCCGTTTACCGGAACGGAAAGATTTTCTAA
- a CDS encoding S9 family peptidase, whose protein sequence is MRKPWCLPFVLVVVMLPAEGFLLANSNHPPTPAEFVDLREVSDPQISPDGKQIAFVVTEPADPAQPDKPRDSDVWMVASDGKTPPRKYAFSDKSETAPRWSPDGRWLAFLSDRGGSTIKVKDQDAEPPMTQLWIMPADGGEGRQITDLKGGVSAFSWSKDGKTIALLSNDGPTPEEEARKKKHDDRMYMDHEWKFARLYFCDPVSHETRLITKQDFNVIDVEWSFDGRELALLISSTTDRDDMYWHSKLVTINRQGEIIRTLSERAGGGNWGYSPDGKWVAFQERTPTEITASLSIVPASGGEVRRLDSDYKGTVFWARWAPDSKYLIVESIEGAHSMISGLDTTNGRTKKMFDVQIEAGRDHGFSMDRDASTITFLHQKADAPTDVWIIDEDKQKEQQLTHMNPQVEQWRLGSLEEISWKSKKDEKTIYGVLIKPPDYDSNKLYPTIAEIHGGPEWAWWMGWHGSWHEWGQLLASHGYVVLLPNPRGSVGQGTPFAEANRDDWGGGDFVDIMSGVDELIEKKIADPNRLGIGGWSYGGFMSSWAVTQTDRFKAAVVGAGVTNLFSFNGTTDITPSFLKSYFLDLPFNRRDAYEKHSAMSFVKNVKTPTLVVHGGGDQRVPLGQGQEFYHALKQLGVKTEMVVYPREPHAFGERAHQLDLLTRVVAWFDAYLK, encoded by the coding sequence ATGCGGAAGCCCTGGTGTCTGCCGTTTGTCCTTGTGGTCGTGATGCTTCCAGCCGAGGGGTTTTTGCTCGCCAACTCCAATCACCCTCCCACCCCAGCTGAATTTGTTGATCTGCGCGAGGTCAGCGATCCTCAGATCTCTCCTGACGGGAAGCAAATCGCCTTTGTCGTGACCGAACCTGCGGATCCGGCACAACCGGACAAACCGCGCGATTCAGACGTCTGGATGGTGGCGTCCGACGGGAAGACCCCCCCGCGCAAGTATGCTTTCAGCGACAAGAGCGAAACTGCGCCGCGATGGTCTCCCGACGGCAGGTGGCTCGCGTTTCTTTCAGACCGCGGAGGATCGACAATTAAGGTAAAGGACCAGGATGCGGAACCTCCGATGACACAACTCTGGATCATGCCGGCGGATGGAGGCGAAGGGCGGCAGATCACTGATCTAAAGGGCGGCGTCTCGGCATTCTCCTGGTCCAAGGATGGAAAAACCATCGCCCTTCTCTCGAATGACGGGCCGACGCCCGAAGAAGAGGCGCGCAAGAAGAAACACGATGATCGAATGTACATGGATCACGAATGGAAATTTGCACGCCTTTACTTCTGCGATCCTGTGTCGCATGAGACAAGGCTGATTACCAAACAGGACTTCAATGTGATTGACGTGGAGTGGTCGTTTGATGGTCGGGAACTGGCTCTCCTCATCTCCTCGACCACGGACCGCGACGATATGTATTGGCACTCCAAATTGGTGACCATTAACCGGCAGGGGGAAATTATTCGGACGCTCAGCGAGCGCGCGGGAGGTGGCAATTGGGGATATTCTCCCGACGGCAAGTGGGTCGCTTTTCAAGAACGTACTCCCACCGAGATCACCGCCTCCCTTTCGATAGTCCCTGCTTCCGGCGGGGAAGTGAGGCGCCTCGACAGCGATTATAAGGGCACTGTTTTTTGGGCCCGCTGGGCGCCGGACTCCAAGTACTTGATCGTGGAATCGATCGAGGGCGCCCATTCCATGATCTCCGGCCTGGATACCACCAACGGCCGAACCAAGAAGATGTTTGACGTTCAAATTGAGGCTGGCCGGGACCACGGCTTTTCGATGGATCGTGATGCCAGCACCATCACGTTTCTTCACCAGAAGGCGGATGCGCCCACCGACGTATGGATCATCGACGAGGACAAGCAGAAAGAACAGCAACTGACCCACATGAATCCGCAGGTGGAGCAATGGCGCCTGGGGAGCCTCGAAGAGATTTCCTGGAAAAGCAAGAAGGACGAAAAGACGATTTATGGAGTTCTGATCAAACCGCCGGACTATGATTCCAACAAGCTGTATCCCACCATTGCCGAAATTCATGGCGGTCCCGAGTGGGCTTGGTGGATGGGCTGGCATGGAAGCTGGCATGAATGGGGGCAACTCCTGGCCTCGCACGGCTATGTTGTCTTGTTGCCCAATCCCCGCGGAAGCGTTGGGCAAGGGACGCCTTTCGCCGAGGCAAATCGAGACGACTGGGGCGGCGGAGATTTTGTGGATATCATGAGCGGGGTCGATGAGTTGATTGAAAAGAAGATCGCCGATCCAAACCGCTTGGGGATTGGGGGATGGAGTTACGGCGGTTTTATGTCGTCCTGGGCCGTTACCCAGACGGATCGATTCAAAGCCGCCGTCGTGGGTGCGGGTGTGACCAACCTCTTCAGCTTTAATGGGACCACCGACATCACCCCCTCATTCCTGAAGTCTTATTTTCTTGACCTGCCGTTCAATCGGCGGGATGCCTATGAAAAGCACTCGGCGATGTCATTTGTAAAGAATGTGAAAACGCCGACCCTTGTCGTTCATGGAGGCGGGGATCAGCGGGTCCCCCTGGGACAGGGTCAGGAGTTCTATCATGCCTTGAAGCAATTGGGTGTTAAGACCGAAATGGTGGTCTATCCCAGGGAACCTCACGCTTTTGGCGAACGGGCCCACCAGTTGGATTTGCTCACCCGCGTGGTGGCCTGGTTTGACGCGTATCTGAAGTAG